A single window of Anaerolineae bacterium DNA harbors:
- a CDS encoding DUF427 domain-containing protein — translation MNRKRIKPGPDQESVWDYPRPPQLEDTSKHIKIIFNGVLIADSHQAKRVLETSHPPVYYLPWEDIKMEYLSLTPRTTWCEWKGQAAYYTVSLGE, via the coding sequence TTGAACCGCAAACGCATTAAACCAGGTCCTGACCAGGAGTCGGTTTGGGATTATCCCCGACCGCCTCAATTGGAGGACACGTCTAAACATATTAAAATAATCTTCAACGGGGTCCTTATCGCCGATAGCCATCAGGCCAAGCGAGTTTTGGAGACGAGCCATCCACCCGTATACTATCTTCCGTGGGAAGATATCAAAATGGAGTATCTGTCACTAACCCCCCGGACCACATGGTGTGAATGGAAAGGGCAAGCGGCGTATTATACTGTCAGCCTTGGCGAGTAA
- a CDS encoding alpha/beta fold hydrolase: MTKPEIFSQLNPFQGNEHQPFYWDGGQPAALLVHGFPGTPVEMRPLAMALHRAGWSVCGPLLPGFGPQVATIFERDYTEWVAVVETKLAELQQKHRPVLLVGHSMGGAVSIQAAARRSPDALALTAPFWQLGEWWQRWICLLVKPFFRQIRPFKNADFSNPELRRNVHNFLPDIDFDNPETRQGLRDLAIPVRILEQLLRVGRRAYRVAPQVNAPTLVIQGNRDETVPANRTRRLLRRLPGLVRFEEINTGHYLIRPEDPGWPAVEQAVLAFAGFVEASFAQSAERSHHANPPLLEKIV; encoded by the coding sequence ATGACAAAACCTGAAATATTCAGCCAATTGAACCCCTTCCAGGGTAATGAACATCAGCCGTTCTATTGGGATGGTGGCCAACCGGCGGCCTTGTTGGTGCATGGATTTCCCGGCACGCCTGTTGAGATGCGTCCCTTGGCGATGGCGCTCCACCGGGCCGGCTGGTCCGTTTGTGGCCCGCTGCTGCCCGGCTTTGGTCCTCAAGTCGCAACCATCTTTGAGCGCGACTACACCGAATGGGTCGCCGTGGTTGAGACCAAGCTGGCCGAATTGCAACAAAAACATCGGCCGGTGCTGCTGGTCGGCCACTCGATGGGGGGAGCGGTGTCAATTCAAGCCGCGGCCCGCCGTTCTCCCGACGCCCTGGCGCTCACCGCGCCTTTTTGGCAATTGGGCGAGTGGTGGCAGCGCTGGATTTGCCTGCTCGTAAAACCCTTCTTCCGGCAGATACGCCCTTTCAAAAACGCCGATTTTTCAAACCCGGAACTGCGCCGCAATGTTCACAACTTTTTGCCGGATATTGACTTTGACAATCCCGAAACCCGGCAAGGGCTTAGGGATTTGGCCATCCCGGTGCGTATTCTTGAGCAACTGTTGCGCGTGGGCCGGCGCGCTTACCGGGTGGCGCCGCAAGTAAACGCGCCCACTTTGGTTATTCAGGGCAACCGCGATGAAACCGTGCCGGCTAATCGCACGCGCCGTTTGCTCCGGCGATTGCCCGGCCTGGTGCGTTTTGAGGAGATAAACACGGGCCATTATTTGATCCGCCCCGAAGACCCCGGTTGGCCTGCGGTTGAACAGGCTGTTTTGGCCTTTGCCGGGTTTGTGGAAGCGTCATTTGCTCAAAGCGCGGAAAGGAGTCATCATGCTAACCCACCTCTCCTTGAAAAAATCGTTTGA
- a CDS encoding carotenoid biosynthesis protein, whose translation MLTHLSLKKSFELKRLLAESSPPIVVMLAVWVVAMLSLPLVRVSWAETGARWGIFAGVVLQAGVVILLLYRHWGLTRMLGTVAGIIGLTWGVEAVGSATGLPFGAYHYTDKLQPQLAHVPLLIPLAWLMMLPPAWAVAYQLTGTTRGWAFVGVSALALTAWDLFLDPQMVAWGLWVWENPGGYFGIPWSNYLGWLLASALITALLRPPKLPVYPLLLIYTITWLLETIGLIFFWGLPGPAVVGFVGMGSLVWLAWSKQRETH comes from the coding sequence ATGCTAACCCACCTCTCCTTGAAAAAATCGTTTGAGTTAAAACGTTTGTTGGCGGAGTCATCTCCCCCCATCGTCGTAATGCTGGCCGTATGGGTGGTCGCCATGCTTTCACTGCCCTTGGTGCGGGTAAGTTGGGCAGAAACAGGCGCGCGTTGGGGGATTTTTGCCGGAGTAGTTTTGCAAGCGGGGGTTGTAATTCTCCTGCTTTATCGCCACTGGGGTTTGACGCGCATGTTGGGGACCGTAGCCGGAATAATTGGGCTAACGTGGGGTGTGGAAGCCGTAGGTTCGGCCACAGGGCTGCCGTTTGGCGCGTACCATTACACCGATAAACTGCAACCCCAACTGGCCCATGTGCCGCTGCTCATTCCCCTGGCCTGGCTGATGATGCTCCCCCCGGCCTGGGCCGTGGCTTACCAACTGACCGGGACGACTCGCGGCTGGGCTTTTGTAGGGGTCAGCGCGTTGGCCCTAACGGCCTGGGATCTTTTTTTGGACCCCCAAATGGTGGCCTGGGGTTTGTGGGTGTGGGAAAATCCCGGTGGCTATTTTGGCATTCCCTGGAGTAACTACCTGGGCTGGCTGCTGGCTTCGGCCTTGATTACGGCTTTGCTTCGCCCGCCAAAATTGCCGGTGTACCCGTTACTGTTAATTTACACCATCACCTGGCTCTTAGAAACAATTGGCCTGATTTTTTTCTGGGGGTTGCCCGGCCCGGCGGTGGTGGGCTTTGTGGGGATGGGTAGCCTGGTCTGGCTGGCCTGGTCAAAACAAAGGGAGACGCATTGA
- a CDS encoding glycerol-3-phosphate acyltransferase, with translation MITTFIWFIIGFGCGALPFSVWMGRLALRADIRAYGDHNPGASNVIRAGGWRWGALALLLDYFKGAVPVGAAHFFIGLEGVALAMVALAPVLGHAYSPFLGFRGGKAVAATFGIWTGLTLGEAPLVLGSLLGLWFAVVAASGWAVLLAMVGLLIYLLLFHPDPILLLAWLGNTLLLVWKHRAELVQPPGLRSWLKKRLAS, from the coding sequence TTGATTACCACGTTCATCTGGTTTATCATTGGCTTTGGGTGCGGCGCATTGCCTTTTTCGGTGTGGATGGGGCGTCTGGCCCTGCGCGCCGATATCCGCGCTTATGGCGACCACAACCCGGGCGCAAGCAATGTGATCCGGGCCGGAGGCTGGCGCTGGGGCGCGCTGGCTTTATTGTTAGATTATTTTAAGGGGGCTGTTCCGGTAGGCGCGGCCCATTTTTTTATTGGGCTTGAGGGGGTAGCCCTGGCAATGGTGGCCCTGGCCCCGGTGTTGGGCCACGCCTATTCGCCGTTTTTGGGCTTTCGCGGGGGCAAAGCGGTGGCCGCTACATTTGGTATCTGGACCGGCCTCACCCTGGGCGAGGCGCCCCTGGTGTTGGGTTCCCTGCTGGGATTATGGTTTGCCGTTGTCGCTGCTTCCGGGTGGGCCGTGTTGCTGGCCATGGTTGGCCTGCTGATTTATCTTTTGCTCTTTCATCCCGACCCCATCTTGCTCCTGGCGTGGTTGGGCAATACGCTGCTGCTGGTCTGGAAACATCGGGCTGAATTGGTTCAACCGCCGGGCCTGCGTTCCTGGCTCAAAAAGAGGTTGGCGTCATGA
- a CDS encoding glycosyltransferase, whose product MIFILLFVTLALIAIALITIVSAITFPRLGAVPVSGDLPRASVLIPARNEAALIGQTVRRLLAQTYPHFELLILNDNSTDDTAAIARAAAGNDPRLKILKGDPLPPGWLGKNWACQQLSQAARANRLIFTDADVIWSPDALAALLTEIEQSQAGLLTVWPTQHTVTWGERLVVPLMALVIIGYLPLPLAHHTPWASFAAANGQLLAFRRKAYRAVGGHESARGEIVEDIILARRVKKQGFRLRMVDGAGVISCRMYQSWAEVRDGYAKNIIAGYGNSVFWLAVAALFHWLVFLFPWLWLALGWLGGLPGWPVWPLLLVGLGVGIRMLTAAVTRQRLGDAFLLPISTLLMTRIALQAVWWRWRYGGPRWKGRTLIKTTQ is encoded by the coding sequence ATGATCTTTATCCTGCTGTTTGTCACCCTGGCTTTGATCGCCATTGCCTTGATCACCATCGTCAGCGCCATCACCTTTCCCCGGTTGGGCGCGGTCCCCGTTTCAGGCGACTTGCCCCGGGCTTCCGTCCTCATTCCCGCCCGCAACGAGGCGGCCCTCATCGGGCAAACCGTGCGCCGGCTGCTGGCCCAAACCTATCCCCATTTTGAACTCCTCATCCTCAACGACAACTCCACCGACGATACAGCCGCCATCGCCCGCGCCGCCGCCGGCAACGACCCGCGCCTTAAAATTTTAAAGGGCGACCCCCTGCCACCCGGCTGGCTGGGCAAAAACTGGGCCTGCCAACAATTGTCCCAGGCCGCCCGCGCCAACCGGCTCATCTTCACCGATGCCGACGTCATCTGGTCGCCTGACGCCCTGGCGGCCCTTCTAACTGAAATCGAACAATCCCAAGCCGGCCTGCTCACCGTTTGGCCCACGCAACATACTGTCACCTGGGGCGAGCGATTGGTTGTGCCGTTAATGGCCCTGGTGATTATTGGCTATCTGCCCTTGCCGTTGGCGCATCACACCCCCTGGGCCTCGTTTGCCGCCGCCAACGGCCAACTGCTGGCCTTTCGGCGTAAGGCTTACCGGGCTGTTGGCGGCCACGAGTCCGCGCGCGGCGAGATTGTCGAAGACATCATCCTGGCCCGGCGCGTTAAAAAACAGGGGTTTCGTTTGCGGATGGTGGACGGGGCGGGCGTCATCTCTTGCCGGATGTATCAGAGTTGGGCGGAAGTGCGCGATGGTTACGCCAAAAACATCATCGCCGGGTATGGCAACAGCGTTTTCTGGCTGGCCGTGGCCGCGCTTTTTCACTGGCTGGTATTTTTGTTTCCCTGGCTGTGGCTGGCGTTGGGCTGGCTTGGCGGCCTGCCCGGCTGGCCGGTGTGGCCGTTGCTGCTGGTTGGGCTGGGCGTCGGCATCAGGATGCTGACCGCCGCCGTTACCCGCCAGCGTTTAGGCGACGCCTTTTTGCTGCCAATTTCTACGTTGTTGATGACGCGCATCGCGCTCCAGGCGGTGTGGTGGCGCTGGCGTTACGGCGGCCCGCGTTGGAAGGGCCGGACACTAATAAAAACTACTCAGTAG
- the crtI gene encoding phytoene desaturase: MAKPIIVVGAGIGGLAAAIRLAAAGQPVVVLEQNAAPGGKMGEIQADGFRWDTGPSVITMRHVLEDLFAAAGRRLDDYLTLLPVDPLTRYFYPDGVRLDVTRNLPEMLGQIAALDERDVEGYLAYLAYIARLHRLTGPVFIYNQAPTWRNFFKVSPFDALGIDGLRKMNTAICGFVRSPHLRQLLGRFATYVGASPYQAPATLNVIAHVELNGGVWYPQGGIYAIAAALTQLAQELGVDLRTRRPVRHISVANGVANGVILADGAKLAARAVVANVDVATVYEQLLPPEAVKPRRLKRLTRVEPSCSGFMLLLGVEGTHPNLAHHNIFFSADYPREFDEIFRQGIPPTEPTIYVAVTAKTDPAHAPAGGENWAVLVNAPPLGNQFNWQTQAAGYRELILTQLAKFGLDIRPKIRAEKMLTPVDIARQTGARRGALYGASSNNPFTAFQRPPNRAPEVRGLYFVGGTTHPGGGVPMVMLSGQVTTRLVLEDGV; this comes from the coding sequence ATGGCTAAACCCATTATTGTAGTTGGCGCGGGTATTGGCGGCCTGGCCGCGGCCATTCGGCTGGCGGCGGCGGGCCAACCCGTGGTGGTTTTGGAGCAGAACGCCGCTCCGGGCGGCAAAATGGGCGAAATTCAGGCAGATGGTTTTCGCTGGGACACCGGGCCGTCGGTGATTACGATGCGGCACGTTTTGGAAGATTTGTTTGCGGCCGCGGGTCGTCGCCTGGATGATTATTTGACCCTGCTGCCGGTGGACCCCCTCACCCGTTACTTCTATCCCGACGGCGTTAGGCTTGATGTTACGCGCAACCTGCCGGAGATGCTCGGCCAAATTGCGGCTTTGGACGAGCGAGACGTGGAGGGGTACCTGGCTTACCTGGCTTACATCGCCCGGCTGCATCGCCTTACCGGCCCGGTTTTTATTTACAACCAGGCCCCAACCTGGCGCAATTTTTTTAAGGTATCGCCGTTTGACGCCCTGGGGATAGACGGATTGCGCAAGATGAACACCGCCATTTGCGGCTTTGTGCGGTCTCCCCATTTGCGCCAGTTGTTGGGCCGTTTTGCCACGTATGTGGGGGCCAGCCCCTATCAAGCGCCGGCCACGCTCAACGTGATTGCCCATGTAGAATTGAACGGCGGGGTGTGGTATCCCCAAGGCGGCATCTACGCCATTGCCGCAGCCTTAACGCAATTGGCCCAGGAGTTGGGCGTTGACCTGCGCACCCGGCGCCCGGTGCGCCACATCTCTGTGGCCAATGGCGTTGCCAACGGCGTAATTCTGGCCGACGGCGCAAAACTTGCCGCCAGGGCCGTGGTGGCCAATGTTGATGTGGCCACCGTGTATGAGCAGTTGTTGCCTCCAGAGGCGGTCAAACCGAGACGGTTGAAACGCCTGACCAGGGTTGAGCCTTCTTGTTCCGGCTTTATGCTGCTATTGGGCGTTGAAGGAACACATCCTAATTTGGCCCATCACAATATCTTCTTCTCCGCCGATTACCCGCGCGAGTTTGACGAAATCTTTCGCCAGGGCATTCCCCCCACGGAACCCACCATTTATGTGGCTGTCACCGCCAAAACAGACCCAGCCCATGCCCCGGCGGGGGGTGAGAATTGGGCCGTGCTGGTCAATGCGCCGCCATTGGGTAACCAATTTAATTGGCAAACCCAGGCCGCCGGCTACCGCGAACTTATTTTGACTCAATTGGCTAAATTTGGCCTGGATATTCGCCCCAAAATCAGGGCCGAAAAAATGCTCACGCCGGTAGACATTGCCCGCCAAACCGGCGCTCGGCGCGGGGCCTTGTACGGGGCCTCATCAAATAATCCCTTCACCGCGTTTCAGCGTCCACCCAACCGCGCGCCCGAGGTGCGGGGGCTTTACTTTGTGGGCGGCACCACGCATCCCGGTGGCGGCGTGCCGATGGTGATGTTGTCGGGGCAAGTTACGACCAGGCTGGTGCTTGAGGATGGTGTTTAA